A window of the Streptomyces sp. Ag109_O5-10 genome harbors these coding sequences:
- a CDS encoding beta-ketoacyl synthase N-terminal-like domain-containing protein: protein MAAVKAYLAGVGMTKFEKPESRDWQYWDMVREAGGSALADAGISYPDVEQVSVGYCFQPSTAGQRAAYELGLTGVPVYNVNNNCATGATALMLARRLVEGGAADCVLALGFEKMKKGALGGGADGGDFRTSPVARHYGVMAARHGFEATPPTAQIFGDAAREHMERHGTTEAQLAAVAAKNHRHSALNPYAQFQDVYEIDDILAARTVHRPLTRLQCSPTSDGAAAAVVVSARFAERRGLTGLVEIVAQAMTTDTEESFASGSCIDVVGQPMSRAAARQVYDSSGLGIEDVDVIELHDCFSVNELLTYEALGMCAVGESGKLVESGATTYGGRWVVNPSGGLISKGHPLGATGLAQTAELVWQLRGTAGDRQVPGARVGLAHNIGLGGAAVVTLLRRSA, encoded by the coding sequence ATGGCTGCTGTGAAGGCGTACCTCGCTGGCGTCGGGATGACCAAGTTCGAGAAGCCCGAGAGCCGTGACTGGCAGTACTGGGACATGGTCCGGGAGGCCGGCGGCTCCGCGCTCGCCGACGCCGGGATCTCCTACCCGGATGTGGAACAGGTTTCTGTCGGCTACTGCTTCCAGCCCTCGACCGCCGGCCAGCGCGCCGCCTACGAGCTGGGTCTCACCGGCGTCCCCGTCTACAACGTCAACAACAACTGCGCCACCGGCGCCACCGCCCTGATGCTCGCCCGCCGGCTGGTCGAGGGCGGCGCGGCCGACTGCGTCCTGGCCCTCGGCTTCGAGAAGATGAAGAAGGGCGCGCTGGGCGGCGGCGCCGACGGCGGCGACTTCAGGACCTCCCCGGTCGCCCGGCACTACGGCGTCATGGCCGCCCGGCACGGCTTCGAGGCGACCCCGCCCACCGCGCAGATCTTCGGTGACGCGGCCCGCGAGCACATGGAGCGCCACGGCACGACCGAGGCCCAGCTCGCCGCCGTGGCCGCCAAGAACCACCGGCACTCGGCCCTCAACCCGTACGCGCAGTTCCAGGACGTGTACGAGATCGACGACATCCTCGCCGCCCGCACCGTCCACCGCCCGCTCACCAGACTCCAGTGCTCGCCCACCTCCGACGGCGCGGCGGCGGCCGTGGTCGTCTCCGCACGGTTCGCGGAACGGCGCGGCCTCACCGGTCTCGTCGAGATCGTCGCGCAGGCGATGACGACCGACACCGAGGAGTCCTTCGCGTCGGGCTCGTGCATCGACGTCGTCGGGCAGCCCATGTCCCGGGCCGCGGCCCGGCAGGTGTACGACAGCTCAGGCCTCGGCATCGAGGACGTCGACGTGATCGAACTCCACGACTGCTTCTCCGTCAACGAGCTGCTGACCTACGAGGCGCTCGGCATGTGCGCCGTCGGCGAGTCGGGCAAGCTCGTCGAGTCCGGCGCGACCACCTACGGCGGCCGGTGGGTGGTGAACCCCTCCGGCGGGCTCATCTCCAAGGGGCATCCCCTGGGCGCGACCGGCCTCGCGCAGACCGCCGAGCTGGTCTGGCAGTTGCGCGGCACGGCAGGCGACCGGCAGGTGCCCGGGGCCCGCGTGGGGCTCGCCCACAACATCGGGCTGGGCGGGGCGGCGGTGGTGACGCTGCTGCGGCGGAGCGCTTAG
- a CDS encoding MFS transporter: MTHTTTDQPARGASGAVVPVLAFAGIVVAVMQTLLVPVIKDLPQLLGTEPSNATWVLTSTLLSGAVATPIMGRLGDLYGKRRMLVLSLAVMVVGALISALTSNLLTMIAGRTLQGFAMGAIPLGIGLMRDMLPREKLGSAMALMSSSIGVGGGLALPAAALVAQHMDWHALFYGAAGLGVLSIALTLLVVPESPMRAKGSFDVPGAIGLSAGLVLLLLPITKGSDWGWSSGTTLGLFAASVAVLLLWGVFELRHSAPLVDLRTTARPAVLFTNLASIMVGVSFYVVSLVLPQLLQLPKATGYGLGQSMVSAGLLVAPLGLTMMFTAPVYARLSAKYGPRTTLILGMVIIGIGYGGGLGLMSAAWQSLVIAVVLGAGIGLAYSSLPALIVGAVPASETGAANGLNTLMRSIGTSVSSAVIGMVLANTANHVGGVAVPTMHGFRVSFLIATGAVAVGLVLALLLPKRGRPAEVAQHTQLRASSEEEAVLAGAEEMLRGFRGRVLDAAGVPVARAKVTLIDRRGRQAGATLSAEDGTYALAVPAEGAYVLAAKAAGHGPLASSAIHTGAAGAVDLDLALPGETVSV, translated from the coding sequence ATGACGCACACGACGACCGACCAGCCCGCCCGGGGCGCGAGCGGGGCCGTGGTCCCGGTCCTCGCCTTCGCGGGCATCGTGGTCGCGGTGATGCAGACCCTGCTCGTTCCGGTCATCAAGGACCTCCCGCAACTGCTGGGCACGGAACCCAGCAACGCCACCTGGGTCCTGACGTCGACGCTGCTGTCGGGCGCCGTGGCCACCCCGATCATGGGACGTCTCGGCGACCTCTACGGCAAGCGGCGGATGCTGGTCCTGAGCCTCGCCGTGATGGTGGTCGGCGCGCTGATCAGCGCCCTCACCAGCAACCTGCTGACGATGATCGCGGGCCGGACCCTCCAGGGCTTCGCCATGGGCGCGATCCCGCTGGGCATCGGCCTGATGCGCGACATGCTGCCGCGCGAGAAGCTCGGCTCGGCGATGGCCCTGATGAGCTCCTCGATCGGCGTCGGCGGGGGCCTCGCGCTGCCCGCCGCGGCGCTGGTCGCGCAGCACATGGACTGGCACGCCCTGTTCTACGGCGCCGCCGGCCTCGGCGTACTCTCCATAGCCCTGACCCTCCTCGTCGTACCCGAGTCCCCGATGCGGGCGAAGGGCTCCTTCGACGTACCCGGCGCGATCGGCCTGTCGGCCGGTCTGGTGCTGCTCCTGCTGCCCATCACCAAGGGCAGTGACTGGGGCTGGTCGTCCGGTACCACGCTGGGCCTGTTCGCCGCCTCGGTGGCCGTCCTTCTGCTGTGGGGCGTCTTCGAACTGCGCCACTCGGCCCCGCTGGTCGACCTGCGCACCACGGCGCGGCCCGCGGTGCTCTTCACCAACCTCGCCTCGATCATGGTCGGCGTCAGCTTCTACGTCGTCTCGCTGGTCCTGCCCCAGCTGCTCCAGCTCCCGAAGGCCACCGGCTACGGCCTCGGCCAGTCGATGGTCAGCGCCGGTCTGCTGGTCGCCCCGCTGGGCCTGACGATGATGTTCACCGCCCCCGTCTACGCCCGCCTGTCCGCCAAGTACGGCCCCAGGACCACCCTGATCCTCGGCATGGTGATCATCGGCATCGGCTACGGCGGCGGCCTCGGCCTGATGAGCGCGGCCTGGCAGAGCCTGGTCATCGCGGTCGTCCTCGGCGCCGGCATCGGCCTCGCGTACTCCTCCCTCCCGGCGCTCATCGTCGGCGCGGTCCCGGCGTCCGAGACGGGCGCGGCGAACGGCCTCAACACGCTGATGCGGTCCATCGGCACGTCCGTGTCCAGCGCCGTCATCGGCATGGTGCTGGCCAACACGGCGAACCACGTGGGCGGCGTCGCCGTCCCGACCATGCACGGCTTCCGGGTCTCGTTCCTGATCGCCACCGGAGCGGTCGCGGTGGGTCTGGTGCTCGCCCTGCTGCTGCCCAAGCGGGGCCGGCCGGCGGAGGTCGCCCAGCACACCCAGCTGCGGGCGAGCAGCGAGGAGGAGGCGGTGCTCGCGGGCGCCGAGGAGATGCTGCGCGGTTTCCGCGGGCGCGTCCTGGACGCCGCGGGCGTGCCGGTGGCCCGTGCGAAGGTGACCCTGATCGACCGGCGCGGGCGGCAGGCGGGGGCGACGCTGTCCGCCGAGGACGGCACGTACGCGCTCGCGGTGCCGGCCGAGGGGGCGTACGTACTGGCGGCGAAGGCGGCCGGCCACGGCCCCCTCGCCTCGTCGGCGATCCACACCGGCGCCGCCGGCGCGGTCGACCTGGACCTGGCGCTGCCCGGGGAGACGGTCAGCGTGTAG
- a CDS encoding prenyltransferase/squalene oxidase repeat-containing protein, whose amino-acid sequence MTTPRTEHLVLPGVLTAEQAAATVRGILAVQREDGAIPWFRGHHLDPWDHTEAAMALDAAGEHAAAERAYRWLARHQNEDGSWYAAYADGAHDDVTDRARESNFVAYIAVGVWHHYLSTGDDTFLDRMWPAVYAAVEWVLRLQQPGGEIGWRREDDGTPADEALLTGSSSVHHALRCALAIAEQREEPQPDWELAVGALRHAIRRHPERFLDKDRYSMDWYYPVLGGALTGAEAGARIEKDWDRFVVPGFGVRCVVPNPWVTGGESAELALALWAVGESDRALEILQSIQHLRDAESGLYWTGYVFEDDAVWPRELTTWTAGSLLLAVAALGGHDATCAVFGGGELPAGLEVDCCA is encoded by the coding sequence GTGACCACGCCCCGGACAGAACACCTCGTCCTGCCCGGGGTCCTCACCGCCGAGCAGGCCGCCGCGACCGTCCGCGGCATCCTCGCCGTGCAGCGGGAGGACGGCGCGATCCCGTGGTTCCGGGGCCACCACCTCGACCCCTGGGACCACACCGAGGCCGCGATGGCGCTGGACGCGGCCGGGGAGCACGCGGCCGCCGAGCGGGCGTACCGCTGGCTGGCCCGGCACCAGAACGAGGACGGCTCCTGGTACGCCGCCTACGCCGACGGCGCGCACGACGACGTCACCGACCGCGCCCGCGAGTCCAACTTCGTCGCGTACATCGCGGTGGGCGTCTGGCACCACTACCTGTCCACCGGCGACGACACCTTCCTGGACCGGATGTGGCCCGCCGTCTACGCGGCCGTCGAGTGGGTGCTGCGACTGCAGCAGCCGGGCGGCGAGATCGGCTGGCGCCGCGAGGACGACGGCACCCCCGCCGACGAGGCGCTGCTGACGGGGAGTTCGTCCGTCCACCATGCGCTGCGCTGCGCGCTCGCCATCGCCGAGCAGCGGGAGGAGCCGCAGCCGGACTGGGAGTTGGCGGTGGGCGCGCTGCGGCACGCGATACGGCGGCACCCGGAGCGGTTCCTGGACAAGGACCGTTACTCGATGGACTGGTACTACCCGGTCCTCGGCGGTGCGTTGACGGGTGCGGAGGCGGGCGCGCGGATCGAGAAGGACTGGGACCGGTTCGTCGTGCCCGGTTTCGGGGTGCGGTGTGTCGTACCCAACCCGTGGGTGACGGGCGGCGAGTCGGCCGAGCTGGCGCTGGCGCTGTGGGCGGTGGGGGAGTCCGACCGGGCGCTGGAGATCCTCCAGTCCATCCAGCATCTGCGGGACGCCGAGTCGGGGCTGTACTGGACCGGGTACGTCTTCGAGGACGACGCGGTGTGGCCACGGGAGCTGACGACGTGGACGGCGGGGTCGTTGCTGCTCGCCGTCGCGGCGCTCGGGGGGCATGATGCCACCTGTGCCGTCTTCGGGGGCGGCGAGCTTCCTGCCGGGCTCGAGGTGGACTGCTGCGCCTAG
- a CDS encoding glycosyltransferase family 4 protein: MTAEASRAGADEEPAADGERPLDIALLTYKGNPFCGGQGVYVRHLSRELARLGHRVEVIGSQPYPVLDEGYPRLTLTELPSLDLYRSPDPFRTPRRDEYRDWVDALEVATMWTGGFPEPLTFSLRARRHLRARAGEFDVVHDNQTLGYGLLGDIRAPLVTTIHHPITVDRQLELDAAEGWKRRLSVRRWYGFTRMQKRVARRLPSVLTVSGTSRQEIVDHLGVREDRVHVVHIGADTDLFAPNPAVPQVPGRIVTTSSADVPLKGLVYLVEALAKVRTEHPAAHLVVVGKRPAEGPVAQAMERYGLAGAVEFVKGISDAELVDLVRSAEVACVPSLYEGFSLPAAEAMATGTPLVATTGGAIPEVAGRDGETCLAVPPGDAGALAAALSRLLGDPELRLRLGAAGRERVLRHYTWARAAEGTVARYREAIARTATGPGAASVTPAAPRSPGRDAASAGVRHESESRATC; the protein is encoded by the coding sequence GTGACCGCTGAGGCCAGTCGGGCGGGTGCCGACGAGGAACCCGCCGCCGACGGCGAGCGACCGCTCGACATCGCGCTCCTCACCTATAAAGGGAACCCGTTCTGCGGCGGCCAGGGTGTCTACGTACGGCATCTGTCGCGCGAGCTGGCCCGGCTCGGGCACCGGGTCGAGGTGATCGGGTCGCAGCCGTACCCCGTCCTGGACGAGGGATACCCCCGCCTCACCCTCACCGAGCTGCCCAGCCTCGACCTGTACCGCTCCCCGGACCCGTTCCGGACGCCCCGGCGGGACGAGTACCGGGACTGGGTGGACGCCCTCGAAGTGGCCACCATGTGGACCGGCGGCTTCCCCGAACCGCTGACCTTCTCGCTCCGCGCCCGCCGCCATCTGCGCGCCCGCGCCGGGGAGTTCGACGTCGTCCACGACAACCAGACCCTGGGGTACGGCCTGCTGGGCGACATCCGCGCCCCCCTGGTCACCACCATCCACCACCCCATCACCGTCGACCGGCAGTTGGAGCTGGACGCCGCCGAGGGCTGGAAGCGGCGGTTGTCCGTACGACGCTGGTACGGCTTCACCCGGATGCAGAAGCGGGTCGCCCGCAGGCTGCCCTCCGTGCTCACCGTCTCCGGCACCTCCCGGCAGGAGATCGTCGACCACCTCGGCGTCCGCGAGGACCGCGTCCACGTCGTCCACATCGGCGCCGACACCGACCTCTTCGCGCCGAATCCCGCCGTCCCCCAGGTGCCCGGCCGGATCGTCACCACCTCCAGCGCCGACGTGCCCCTCAAGGGGCTGGTGTACCTCGTCGAGGCCCTCGCCAAGGTGCGGACCGAGCACCCCGCCGCCCACCTCGTCGTGGTCGGCAAGCGGCCCGCCGAAGGGCCCGTCGCGCAGGCGATGGAACGTTACGGCCTCGCGGGTGCCGTCGAGTTCGTGAAGGGCATCTCCGACGCCGAACTCGTCGACCTGGTCCGTTCCGCCGAGGTCGCCTGCGTGCCCTCGCTCTACGAGGGCTTCTCGCTGCCCGCCGCCGAGGCCATGGCGACCGGCACCCCGCTGGTCGCCACGACCGGCGGCGCGATCCCCGAGGTCGCCGGGCGCGACGGGGAGACCTGCCTGGCCGTACCGCCGGGCGACGCGGGCGCGCTGGCGGCCGCGCTGAGCCGGCTGCTCGGCGACCCGGAGCTGCGGCTGCGACTCGGCGCGGCCGGCCGCGAGCGCGTGCTGCGGCACTACACCTGGGCACGCGCCGCGGAGGGCACGGTGGCCCGCTACCGCGAGGCCATCGCCCGCACCGCGACCGGTCCGGGCGCCGCCTCCGTCACCCCCGCCGCGCCCCGCAGTCCCGGCCGCGACGCGGCCTCAGCTGGTGTTCGTCACGAGAGTGAAAGCAGGGCCACGTGCTGA
- a CDS encoding class I SAM-dependent methyltransferase translates to MTAAAPKPEILAAFEAAKGFMPTGEGLALYAAAVEAGRLGLPLLEVGTYCGRSTILLADAARAAGVTAVTVDHHRGSEEQQPGWDYHDPETVDPELGLMDTLPAFRRTLHRAGLEDHVVAVVGRSPQVAAFWNSPLGFVFIDGGHTDEHATADYEGWAPHVAQGGLLLIHDVFPDPEDEFTGQAPYRVYLRALESGAFTEVSAHDSLRVLRRTRAGI, encoded by the coding sequence ATGACCGCGGCAGCCCCCAAGCCCGAGATCCTGGCCGCGTTCGAGGCGGCGAAGGGGTTCATGCCCACAGGCGAGGGACTCGCGCTGTACGCGGCCGCCGTCGAGGCGGGGCGGCTCGGCCTGCCGCTGCTGGAGGTCGGCACGTACTGCGGGCGCTCGACGATCCTGCTCGCCGACGCGGCCCGCGCGGCCGGGGTCACCGCGGTCACCGTCGACCACCACCGGGGCAGCGAGGAACAGCAGCCGGGCTGGGACTACCACGACCCGGAGACGGTCGACCCGGAGCTCGGGCTGATGGACACGCTGCCCGCCTTCCGGCGCACCCTGCACCGGGCCGGCCTGGAGGACCACGTCGTCGCCGTGGTCGGCCGGTCCCCGCAGGTCGCCGCGTTCTGGAACTCCCCGCTCGGCTTCGTCTTCATCGACGGCGGCCACACCGACGAGCACGCCACCGCCGACTACGAGGGCTGGGCCCCCCATGTGGCCCAAGGCGGGCTCCTTCTGATCCACGACGTCTTCCCGGACCCGGAGGACGAGTTCACCGGCCAGGCCCCTTACCGCGTCTACCTCCGGGCCCTGGAGTCGGGCGCCTTCACGGAGGTCTCGGCCCACGACTCGCTGCGCGTCCTGCGGCGAACGAGGGCGGGGATCTGA
- a CDS encoding class I SAM-dependent methyltransferase, which translates to MLTVDFSRFPLAPGDRVLDLGCGAGRHAFECYRRGAQVVALDQNGEEIREVAKWFAAMKEAGEAPAGATATAMEGDALALPFPDESFDVVIISEVMEHIPDDKGVLAEMVRVLKPGGRIAVTVPRYGPEKVCWALSDAYHEVEGGHIRIYKADELVGKIREAGLRPYGSHHAHALHSPYWWLKCAFGVDNDKALPVRAYHKLLVWDIMKKPLATRVAEQALNPVMGKSFVVYATKPHLPAVSDEAGAAAK; encoded by the coding sequence GTGCTGACCGTCGACTTCTCCCGGTTCCCGCTCGCGCCGGGCGACCGCGTCCTGGACCTCGGCTGCGGGGCCGGCCGGCACGCCTTCGAGTGCTACCGGCGCGGCGCGCAGGTGGTGGCCCTCGACCAGAACGGCGAGGAGATCCGCGAGGTCGCCAAGTGGTTCGCGGCGATGAAGGAGGCCGGCGAGGCCCCGGCCGGCGCGACCGCCACCGCCATGGAAGGCGACGCCCTCGCGCTGCCCTTCCCCGACGAGTCCTTCGACGTCGTCATCATCTCCGAGGTGATGGAGCACATCCCCGACGACAAAGGCGTGCTCGCCGAGATGGTGCGGGTGCTCAAGCCCGGCGGCCGGATCGCCGTCACCGTGCCCCGCTACGGCCCCGAAAAGGTCTGCTGGGCGCTCTCCGACGCCTACCACGAGGTCGAGGGCGGCCACATCCGCATCTACAAGGCCGACGAGCTGGTCGGGAAGATCAGGGAAGCCGGTCTGCGGCCCTACGGCAGCCACCACGCGCACGCGCTGCACTCCCCGTACTGGTGGCTGAAGTGCGCGTTCGGCGTCGACAACGACAAGGCGCTGCCGGTGCGGGCGTACCACAAGCTGCTGGTCTGGGACATCATGAAGAAGCCGCTGGCCACGCGGGTCGCCGAACAGGCGCTGAACCCGGTCATGGGCAAGAGCTTCGTCGTCTACGCCACCAAGCCGCACCTGCCCGCGGTGTCCGACGAGGCCGGGGCGGCCGCCAAGTGA
- a CDS encoding LLM class F420-dependent oxidoreductase: MRLGLALGYWGRGPSPDHVPLAREAERLGYDSVWTAESWGSDAFTPLTWIAAQTSTIKLGTAVAQMAARSPATTAMHALTLDHLSGGRMLLGLGLSGPQVVEGWYGRPFPKSPLTATREYVDVVRQVLRREGPVTVDGRFHPLPYRGPDATGLGKPLKPITHPLRAGLPVLLGAEGPRNVAQTARIADGWLPLYWAPSRPEVYGPAVAGLPEGFLVAPMAQVRVCEDVAAGLLPVKAMLGFYIGGMGHAARNFHADLMARMGYEEEARRIQELFLSGRHEEAVLAVPDAFADEISLVGPRERIAERLELWRKGPVTDLLAVSPDPHTLRVLAELNS, encoded by the coding sequence ATGCGGCTCGGGTTGGCACTCGGTTACTGGGGGCGCGGGCCCTCCCCCGACCATGTGCCGCTGGCGCGGGAGGCGGAGCGGCTCGGGTACGACTCGGTGTGGACGGCGGAGTCCTGGGGCTCGGACGCCTTCACCCCGCTCACCTGGATCGCCGCGCAGACCTCGACGATCAAGCTGGGGACGGCCGTTGCCCAGATGGCGGCCCGGTCGCCGGCCACCACCGCGATGCACGCGCTGACCCTGGACCATCTGTCCGGCGGCCGGATGCTGCTCGGGCTCGGGCTGTCCGGGCCGCAGGTCGTCGAGGGCTGGTACGGCCGCCCGTTCCCGAAGTCGCCGCTGACCGCGACCCGGGAGTACGTGGACGTCGTCCGCCAGGTGCTGCGCCGGGAGGGGCCGGTGACGGTGGACGGGCGCTTCCACCCGCTCCCCTACCGGGGGCCGGACGCCACCGGTCTCGGCAAGCCGCTGAAGCCGATCACCCACCCGCTCCGGGCCGGGCTGCCGGTCCTGCTCGGCGCCGAGGGGCCGAGGAACGTCGCCCAGACGGCCCGGATCGCCGACGGCTGGCTGCCGCTGTACTGGGCGCCGAGCCGCCCCGAGGTGTACGGCCCGGCGGTCGCCGGCCTTCCGGAGGGCTTCCTGGTCGCCCCCATGGCCCAGGTCAGGGTCTGCGAGGACGTGGCGGCGGGACTCCTCCCCGTCAAGGCCATGCTCGGCTTCTACATCGGCGGCATGGGCCACGCCGCCCGCAACTTCCACGCCGACCTCATGGCCCGCATGGGGTACGAGGAGGAGGCCCGGCGGATCCAGGAGCTGTTCCTGTCCGGGCGGCACGAAGAGGCGGTGCTGGCGGTGCCGGACGCGTTCGCCGACGAGATCTCCCTGGTCGGCCCCCGCGAACGCATCGCCGAGCGGCTGGAGTTGTGGCGCAAGGGGCCGGTGACCGACCTGCTGGCCGTGTCCCCCGACCCGCACACCCTGCGGGTGCTGGCCGAGCTCAACTCCTAG
- a CDS encoding aldo/keto reductase — protein MRYRVLGKTGIEVSTHCLGTMMFGSVGNPDHEDGARVINAALDAGINFVDTADMYSAGECEEIVGKALKGRRDDVVLATKVHFPLEGPLGEGRNRSGNSRRWIVRAVEDSLRRLDTDWIDLYQVHRPDHTTDIEETLSVLGELVTAGKIRAFGCSTFPAEDLVEAHHVAERRGLMRMRTEQPPYSLLARGIERAVLPTAQRLGMGVLTWSPLASGFLSGTHREGRPADLTTGRARLTPQRFDPAAPGNAAKYAAVERFVALAEEVGCTLPELAVAFPLVHPAVTSVIIGPRTMDQLTALLKGAELLLDDAVLDRIDEIVPPGTDLYRADGVWQPPSLTDRTARRRPTGERAAAG, from the coding sequence ATGCGCTATCGCGTCCTCGGCAAGACCGGCATCGAGGTCAGCACCCACTGTCTCGGCACGATGATGTTCGGGAGCGTCGGCAACCCCGACCACGAGGACGGCGCGCGCGTCATCAACGCGGCGCTCGACGCGGGCATCAACTTCGTCGACACCGCCGACATGTACTCGGCCGGTGAGTGCGAGGAGATCGTCGGCAAGGCGCTCAAGGGCAGGCGCGACGACGTGGTGCTCGCCACGAAGGTGCACTTTCCGCTGGAGGGCCCGCTGGGGGAGGGCCGCAACCGCAGCGGCAACTCGCGGCGCTGGATCGTCCGGGCCGTCGAGGACAGCCTGCGGCGGCTGGACACCGACTGGATCGACCTCTACCAGGTGCACCGGCCCGACCACACCACCGACATCGAGGAGACCCTGTCCGTCCTCGGGGAACTGGTGACGGCGGGCAAGATCCGGGCGTTCGGCTGCTCCACGTTCCCCGCCGAGGACCTCGTCGAGGCGCACCACGTGGCGGAGCGGCGCGGGCTGATGCGGATGCGCACCGAGCAGCCGCCGTACTCGCTGCTCGCCCGCGGCATCGAGCGGGCCGTGCTCCCCACCGCGCAGCGCCTGGGCATGGGCGTGCTGACCTGGTCGCCGCTCGCCTCCGGGTTCCTCTCCGGCACCCACCGCGAGGGCCGGCCGGCCGACCTCACCACCGGGCGGGCCAGGCTCACCCCGCAGCGCTTCGACCCCGCCGCCCCCGGCAACGCCGCGAAGTACGCGGCCGTCGAGCGGTTCGTCGCCCTCGCCGAGGAGGTCGGCTGCACCCTGCCGGAGCTGGCGGTCGCCTTTCCGCTGGTGCACCCGGCGGTGACGTCGGTGATCATCGGCCCGCGCACCATGGACCAGCTCACCGCACTGCTCAAGGGGGCCGAACTGCTCCTCGACGACGCGGTACTCGACCGCATCGACGAGATCGTGCCCCCCGGCACCGACCTCTACCGCGCCGACGGCGTCTGGCAGCCCCCGTCCCTCACCGACAGGACCGCCCGCAGACGCCCGACGGGCGAGCGCGCGGCCGCAGGCTGA
- a CDS encoding N-acetylmuramoyl-L-alanine amidase has product MSYTGPEFDPPQQRRFRRAPLAVGLAALVPGALLGWVVYEGVGKPGGSGGSGGGQAGAAAPKSAAPTAGDDAKVPGASPSPSAARPLQGKVVVIDPGHNPGNFQHTSEINQQVDIGTNWKECDTTGTSTNDGYSEARFALDVAHRLRTLLERQGATVKLTHDGDQPAWGPCVTKRAEIGNAAHADAAISIHADGAPEGDRGFHVILPASVHSGAADTRPIVDSSRTLGEHIESDFAKVTGSAPSNYVGGGTGLDVRKDLGGLNLSTVPKVFIECGNMRDSKDAALLTSGAWRQKAAQGMSEGIVSFLRG; this is encoded by the coding sequence GTGTCGTACACGGGCCCGGAATTCGATCCCCCGCAGCAGCGCCGGTTCCGGCGGGCGCCGCTCGCCGTCGGTCTCGCCGCGCTGGTGCCCGGTGCACTGCTCGGCTGGGTGGTGTACGAGGGGGTGGGCAAGCCCGGCGGCTCCGGCGGGAGCGGTGGCGGGCAGGCGGGCGCGGCGGCGCCCAAGTCGGCGGCCCCGACGGCCGGCGACGACGCCAAGGTGCCCGGCGCGAGCCCGAGCCCGAGCGCGGCCCGCCCGCTGCAGGGCAAGGTCGTCGTCATCGACCCGGGGCACAACCCGGGGAACTTCCAGCACACGTCCGAGATCAACCAGCAGGTGGACATCGGGACGAACTGGAAGGAGTGCGACACGACGGGCACGTCCACCAACGACGGGTACAGCGAGGCCCGCTTCGCCCTCGACGTCGCGCACCGGCTGCGCACCCTGCTGGAGCGGCAGGGCGCCACGGTGAAGCTGACCCATGACGGGGACCAGCCGGCCTGGGGCCCGTGCGTGACCAAGCGGGCGGAGATCGGCAACGCCGCGCACGCCGACGCGGCCATCTCCATCCACGCCGACGGAGCACCCGAGGGCGACCGCGGCTTCCACGTCATCCTCCCGGCCTCCGTGCACTCCGGCGCCGCCGACACCCGCCCGATCGTCGACTCGTCCCGCACCCTCGGCGAGCACATCGAGAGCGACTTCGCGAAGGTCACGGGCAGCGCGCCGTCCAACTACGTCGGAGGCGGCACCGGCCTCGACGTACGCAAGGATCTCGGCGGTCTCAATCTGTCAACGGTTCCCAAGGTGTTCATCGAGTGCGGCAACATGCGCGATAGCAAGGACGCGGCACTGCTGACCAGCGGGGCCTGGCGGCAGAAGGCGGCACAGGGCATGTCTGAGGGAATCGTGAGTTTCCTGCGCGGGTAG